A stretch of bacterium DNA encodes these proteins:
- a CDS encoding DUF4416 family protein: protein MGKIKEGVLVKRFCGIIYADEDTVFSVKENLITEFGNIDIEAGPFIFDFTDYYAKEMGENLKRRFFSFEQPVSPDNCYKWKYFSNEIENRYISSSGGRKVNIDPGYLNLSRITLLSTKDYYHRVYLQNGIYAELTLFYQGNDFKVFLWTYPDYRSENYIDFFRKVRLKFSQQLK, encoded by the coding sequence ATGGGAAAAATAAAAGAAGGGGTGTTGGTGAAGAGGTTCTGCGGAATAATATATGCTGATGAAGATACAGTTTTTTCTGTTAAAGAAAATCTTATTACGGAGTTTGGAAATATTGATATTGAGGCGGGTCCTTTTATATTTGATTTTACTGATTACTACGCTAAAGAGATGGGCGAAAACCTTAAAAGAAGGTTCTTCTCCTTTGAGCAGCCTGTTTCTCCTGACAACTGTTACAAATGGAAATATTTTTCTAATGAAATTGAAAATAGGTATATCTCATCTTCAGGTGGTAGAAAGGTAAATATAGACCCTGGGTACTTAAATCTTTCCAGAATAACTCTTCTCTCAACGAAAGACTATTATCATCGGGTCTATTTACAAAACGGTATATATGCTGAATTAACACTCTTTTATCAGGGGAACGATTTTAAGGTTTTTCTGTGGACTTATCCTGATTATCGGAGCGAAAATTATATAGATTTTTTTCGTAAGGTAAGGCTGAAGTTTAGCCAGCAGTTGAAATAA
- the mnmE gene encoding tRNA uridine-5-carboxymethylaminomethyl(34) synthesis GTPase MnmE yields the protein MEKDTICAISTPFGISGIGIIRLSGKSTYSIIEKIFKPKKNSAVKDIPSHTVTYGHIINSTGKVIDEVLITFMRNPKSYTREDMAEIGCHGGIITLKEVLNLCIKQGARLAEPGEFTKRAFLNGRIDLTQAESVMEIINSRTEHSLSMSLNKLKGRLYEALENIKEQLISLLSGIEAKINFPEEDDTKNYNIQLSKTINDILSETESFLNQAGKGRILYEGINVAIVGRTNAGKSSLLNKLAGEEKAIVTEIPGTTRDSIQETINIRGVPINIIDTAGIRNVRSKIEKLGLKKSFEWIEKAEIVLLMIDGTKKINDFDLKLLNKIREKPYILIINKIDLPLKVELNNLKKSFNEERIILLSALTGEGLHNLEEKIYSLIQEGYGKIEDSRIFLNIRQESQLRGVYQKLKTVQEDVYIKDNLEIVAEYINSCIKDIDELTGKNINQEVLNNIFSQFCVGK from the coding sequence ATGGAAAAGGATACAATATGTGCTATCTCAACGCCTTTCGGAATAAGTGGTATAGGAATTATACGCCTTAGCGGGAAGAGCACATATTCTATAATAGAAAAGATATTTAAACCTAAAAAAAACTCTGCCGTAAAAGATATCCCTTCACACACAGTAACCTATGGGCATATTATAAACTCAACAGGAAAAGTTATAGATGAAGTTCTTATTACCTTTATGAGAAACCCCAAAAGTTACACAAGAGAAGATATGGCCGAGATAGGTTGTCATGGCGGGATTATAACTTTAAAAGAAGTTCTTAATCTATGTATCAAACAAGGAGCAAGACTTGCAGAGCCGGGAGAATTCACTAAACGAGCATTTCTTAATGGTAGAATAGATCTAACTCAAGCTGAAAGTGTTATGGAAATAATAAATAGCCGAACAGAACATTCTTTATCAATGTCTTTAAACAAATTGAAAGGCAGGTTATACGAGGCTCTTGAAAATATTAAAGAACAACTAATATCTCTACTTTCAGGAATTGAAGCAAAAATAAATTTTCCAGAAGAAGATGATACAAAAAACTATAATATACAACTTAGCAAGACCATAAACGATATTTTATCTGAAACAGAGAGTTTTCTTAACCAGGCTGGTAAAGGGCGAATTCTTTATGAAGGAATAAATGTTGCTATCGTGGGAAGAACAAATGCAGGGAAATCGAGTTTACTAAACAAGTTGGCAGGAGAAGAAAAAGCTATTGTTACAGAAATCCCTGGTACAACAAGAGATTCTATCCAAGAAACAATAAATATACGTGGAGTACCTATAAACATAATAGATACAGCTGGAATAAGAAATGTTAGAAGCAAAATAGAAAAACTCGGTCTAAAGAAATCTTTTGAATGGATAGAAAAAGCAGAAATAGTTCTCCTTATGATCGATGGAACAAAAAAAATAAATGATTTTGACCTTAAATTATTAAATAAAATAAGAGAGAAACCTTATATTTTAATTATAAACAAAATAGATTTACCTTTAAAAGTTGAACTCAACAACCTAAAAAAATCTTTTAATGAAGAAAGAATTATCTTATTATCTGCTTTAACTGGAGAAGGGCTACATAACCTGGAAGAAAAAATATATTCTCTTATACAAGAAGGATATGGTAAAATTGAGGATAGTAGAATATTTTTAAATATACGTCAGGAATCACAATTACGAGGAGTATATCAAAAACTTAAAACAGTTCAAGAAGACGTATATATAAAAGATAACTTAGAAATTGTTGCAGAGTATATAAACAGTTGCATAAAAGATATTGATGAACTTACAGGAAAAAATATTAACCAGGAGGTTTTAAACAATATTTTCTCACAGTTTTGTGTAGGAAAATAA
- a CDS encoding M48 family metallopeptidase translates to MKRIFILIMLFAFAGCATYYNPVTQKSEYTLYSEQDEIDMGIAADKKMQEEYKVLETPAKIRQMGERVATASDRPNLKYTFRVIENEEINAFALPGGFIYIHSGLLKKIETDDELANIIGHEIAHIVARDGVNNMQKSILYSIPSQILLSNRSKAIQEAVNAAFNVTMLKYSRSAELRADTYGVTYAYRAGYNPNGMLSFFKKLQDLEGKSSATQVTFLRSHPVVSERIKNVENIIQTLR, encoded by the coding sequence ATGAAAAGAATATTTATATTGATAATGTTGTTCGCATTTGCGGGTTGTGCAACATATTACAACCCTGTAACCCAAAAAAGTGAATATACACTATATTCTGAGCAAGACGAGATTGATATGGGCATAGCTGCTGACAAAAAAATGCAAGAAGAATACAAAGTTCTGGAAACTCCTGCTAAAATAAGACAGATGGGCGAAAGAGTTGCTACCGCCTCAGATAGGCCAAACCTTAAATACACATTTAGAGTAATTGAAAATGAAGAAATAAATGCTTTCGCTCTACCTGGCGGGTTTATTTATATACATTCAGGTCTTTTAAAAAAAATAGAAACCGATGATGAGTTAGCCAATATAATAGGTCATGAAATTGCACACATAGTTGCTCGAGACGGAGTTAACAATATGCAAAAATCTATTCTCTACTCAATACCATCGCAGATTCTTCTTAGCAACAGAAGCAAAGCAATACAAGAAGCAGTAAACGCCGCATTCAACGTAACTATGCTCAAATATAGCAGAAGTGCTGAATTGAGAGCTGATACGTACGGAGTAACTTACGCTTACAGGGCAGGGTATAATCCTAACGGAATGCTTTCTTTTTTCAAAAAACTACAAGATTTAGAAGGTAAGAGTAGTGCCACTCAGGTAACGTTTTTAAGAAGCCATCCAGTGGTCTCGGAAAGAATTAAAAATGTAGAAAATATCATACAAACTTTAAGATAA
- a CDS encoding CocE/NonD family hydrolase produces MSENRSKERKDANKFGYVCSAPFYGVSIKNNVKMALRDGVQLAMDIYFPTIDNKIIEEPFPVILVRTPYDKAHVNNYRYFTERGYIVVAQDVRGRYESEGIFYPFANEGPDGYDAIEWIASQPWCSGKIGTSGGSYCAAVQNALASLNPPHLSAMIPTYGPSSYFHSSMRHNGTLEMRFFVYAFLMASTSREAIADPLIKVALDEAYNNIWDWVKAFPIRKGETPLSLIPSYEQWAIDISTQSLYNDYWKRPGYGPRAHYNVHADVPTLYIAGWYDTYTRASFENFIELGKIQKAPVHILAGPWTHSNGCGAVSGKMSSAPEGALTDLRAVKLRWFDHWLKGLDTGIDKEKRAKYFLMGGGKGLEKGNEIIFHGGTWKTTDQWPPEEAEETPYYLHPDGLLSAKTCSSENCSITYNFDPSDPVPTIGGNLSAIPLPNGGFDQKGDPQFVFPKNRLPLSHRADIVSFMTEPLKEDIIVAGPLVAHLWVSTDGLDTDFTAKLIDVFPPSINYPCGAALNITDSILRLRFRNGFEKEELAVPQKVYEIKFELYPTANRFVKGHRIRLDISSSNHPRFDVNPNTGGPLGVERRKRIANNTIYFGADRPSSIIFYTIKE; encoded by the coding sequence ATGAGTGAAAATCGATCGAAGGAAAGAAAAGACGCGAATAAATTTGGTTATGTTTGTTCAGCACCTTTTTATGGAGTTTCGATTAAAAACAATGTAAAGATGGCTTTAAGGGACGGGGTTCAACTTGCTATGGATATCTATTTTCCTACAATAGATAATAAAATTATAGAAGAACCTTTCCCTGTTATTCTTGTAAGAACCCCTTATGATAAAGCCCATGTAAACAATTATAGATATTTTACTGAAAGAGGATATATTGTTGTAGCGCAGGATGTAAGAGGAAGATATGAATCGGAAGGTATATTTTACCCTTTTGCTAACGAAGGTCCTGATGGGTATGATGCTATTGAATGGATAGCTTCTCAACCGTGGTGTAGTGGGAAGATAGGTACAAGTGGTGGTTCGTATTGTGCTGCTGTTCAGAACGCCCTTGCCAGTCTTAATCCACCCCATCTTTCAGCAATGATACCTACCTATGGTCCTTCAAGTTATTTTCACTCTTCAATGCGTCATAACGGCACATTAGAGATGAGGTTTTTTGTATACGCTTTTTTAATGGCTTCAACAAGCCGAGAAGCGATAGCAGACCCTCTTATTAAAGTTGCTCTTGATGAGGCGTATAACAATATATGGGATTGGGTTAAGGCGTTTCCTATAAGGAAAGGAGAAACACCTTTAAGCCTTATCCCTTCTTACGAACAGTGGGCAATAGATATTTCTACACAGAGCTTATACAATGATTACTGGAAACGGCCAGGGTACGGTCCTCGAGCACATTATAATGTACATGCGGATGTTCCTACTCTCTATATTGCTGGTTGGTATGATACCTACACAAGAGCTTCTTTTGAAAATTTTATTGAACTTGGGAAAATACAAAAAGCTCCTGTTCATATACTTGCAGGTCCCTGGACACATTCTAATGGATGTGGTGCTGTGTCAGGAAAAATGTCGAGTGCTCCAGAAGGAGCTCTAACAGATTTGCGAGCAGTTAAACTACGTTGGTTTGACCATTGGCTTAAAGGGTTAGATACGGGTATTGATAAAGAAAAGAGAGCAAAATATTTTTTAATGGGTGGTGGTAAAGGATTGGAAAAAGGTAATGAAATTATATTTCACGGAGGTACGTGGAAAACTACCGACCAATGGCCACCCGAAGAAGCAGAAGAGACACCTTACTATCTACATCCAGACGGACTTCTTTCCGCTAAAACTTGCTCATCAGAAAATTGTTCTATAACATATAATTTTGACCCTTCAGACCCTGTACCTACTATTGGAGGTAATCTTTCTGCGATACCTTTACCCAATGGAGGTTTTGACCAGAAAGGTGACCCTCAATTTGTTTTCCCTAAAAACAGGTTGCCACTCTCTCATAGGGCAGATATCGTATCTTTTATGACTGAACCTTTAAAAGAAGATATAATTGTTGCCGGACCACTTGTTGCTCATCTTTGGGTTTCAACTGATGGTCTGGACACAGATTTTACTGCTAAACTTATAGATGTTTTTCCTCCTTCAATAAATTATCCTTGTGGTGCGGCTTTAAATATTACAGATAGTATTTTAAGGTTAAGGTTCAGGAATGGTTTTGAGAAGGAAGAACTTGCAGTTCCTCAAAAGGTGTACGAAATTAAGTTTGAGTTATATCCAACAGCCAACAGGTTTGTTAAAGGGCATAGGATTAGGTTGGATATTTCAAGCAGTAACCATCCAAGGTTTGATGTAAACCCTAATACTGGCGGACCTCTTGGGGTAGAAAGAAGAAAACGTATAGCTAACAACACAATATATTTTGGAGCAGATAGACCGTCTTCAATAATTTTTTATACAATAAAAGAATAA
- a CDS encoding prepilin-type N-terminal cleavage/methylation domain-containing protein has product MRRKEGFTLIELLVVIAIIAILARYWQACYYQPLQERENRQGEVCVLLT; this is encoded by the coding sequence ATGAGAAGAAAAGAAGGTTTTACTCTTATAGAGTTGTTGGTAGTTATCGCTATAATTGCTATACTGGCAAGATACTGGCAAGCATGTTACTACCAGCCCTTGCAAGAGCGAGAGAACAGGCAAGGAGAGGTGTGTGTCTTGCTAACCTAA
- a CDS encoding alpha/beta fold hydrolase: MKVLLRIVIDGLIIISALVVLTGWRALAPARMPTLCIPSDYGLPYTNITMKTQDGIELKGWFIPSDESEGVIICLHGYPANKSDILLVTSFLYPKFSLLLFDFRAHGESGGRITHFGLKEFLDVEAFIRFIKTDKNFKDKKIGVWGYSLGGAVGIKAACEYKEVSAIVTDSAFANFPEMVTSYYKNMGFFKYIFSSLARLLGNLILKADFIQNSPEYVIDNIYAPILIIHSKQDEFVPYSHAERLFLKAPEPKMLWAVEGTHTGLDRTFTDEYQRKVLSFFETHLLGTVKD; this comes from the coding sequence ATGAAAGTTTTATTAAGAATTGTTATAGACGGTTTGATAATAATATCTGCCTTGGTTGTATTAACAGGTTGGCGTGCTCTTGCTCCAGCAAGAATGCCTACCCTATGTATTCCATCTGACTATGGGTTACCATATACCAACATTACTATGAAGACACAAGATGGGATTGAACTGAAAGGTTGGTTTATACCTTCAGATGAAAGTGAAGGGGTAATTATTTGCCTACATGGGTACCCTGCAAACAAATCGGATATTCTACTGGTTACCTCTTTTTTATATCCTAAATTTTCTTTACTTCTTTTTGATTTTAGGGCTCACGGTGAAAGCGGGGGACGGATTACCCATTTTGGTTTAAAAGAGTTTTTGGATGTTGAAGCGTTTATAAGGTTTATAAAAACTGATAAAAATTTTAAAGATAAAAAAATAGGAGTTTGGGGCTATTCACTTGGGGGAGCGGTAGGTATAAAAGCTGCTTGTGAATATAAAGAGGTATCTGCCATTGTTACAGATTCTGCTTTTGCTAACTTCCCTGAAATGGTTACCTCTTACTATAAGAATATGGGATTTTTTAAATATATTTTTTCTTCACTTGCTAGATTACTTGGGAACCTTATACTTAAAGCAGATTTTATTCAGAATAGTCCCGAATATGTGATAGATAATATATATGCGCCCATATTGATAATCCATTCTAAACAAGATGAGTTTGTACCATATTCTCATGCTGAAAGATTGTTTCTAAAGGCTCCTGAGCCTAAAATGTTATGGGCAGTGGAGGGAACTCATACAGGGCTTGATAGAACTTTTACAGATGAGTACCAAAGAAAGGTTCTCTCTTTTTTTGAGACACACCTTTTGGGTACTGTTAAAGATTAG
- a CDS encoding prepilin-type N-terminal cleavage/methylation domain-containing protein, whose protein sequence is MKRKKQGFTLIELLVVIAIIAILAAMLLPALSKARARAKSAVCMSNMKQLGLGFHMYTQDWNGWFWRAGWKTSAFVPRYYSTDIMVCPGFPPYEYDPALPHATYGFRVPTPYWLRARGQNILDWWKPDRIKMPNTFPILSDTVLSPEIATIYTAGKPYVGMQYAIDGQWHGKRDVSSRGGLSHFRHNKMCNVLFWDGHVESLNIDGLHNAFLKAGNTGEVPGDVWWVVKDDFSLKQLTVK, encoded by the coding sequence ATGAAAAGAAAAAAGCAAGGATTTACTCTTATAGAATTGTTGGTAGTTATCGCTATAATAGCTATACTTGCGGCTATGTTACTACCAGCATTAAGTAAAGCAAGAGCAAGAGCAAAAAGTGCTGTATGTATGAGTAATATGAAACAACTTGGGCTTGGGTTTCATATGTATACACAGGACTGGAATGGGTGGTTTTGGAGGGCGGGCTGGAAAACAAGCGCCTTTGTTCCACGTTATTATAGTACAGATATAATGGTGTGCCCAGGTTTTCCGCCTTACGAATACGACCCTGCTTTGCCCCATGCTACCTACGGGTTTAGAGTTCCAACTCCTTACTGGTTACGTGCAAGAGGGCAAAATATTTTGGACTGGTGGAAACCAGATAGAATAAAAATGCCAAACACTTTCCCTATATTATCAGATACTGTCCTTAGTCCAGAAATTGCTACTATATATACTGCTGGTAAGCCTTATGTAGGTATGCAGTACGCAATAGATGGGCAGTGGCACGGCAAAAGAGATGTCTCCAGTCGTGGCGGACTTTCTCATTTTAGGCATAACAAGATGTGTAATGTGCTCTTTTGGGACGGTCATGTAGAGTCTCTTAATATTGATGGGCTACATAATGCTTTCCTTAAAGCAGGGAATACAGGCGAGGTTCCTGGAGATGTTTGGTGGGTTGTAAAGGACGATTTTTCTCTTAAACAACTAACAGTAAAATAG
- the dcd gene encoding dCTP deaminase: MVKNDKWIIENGKRGMIDPFSPEKVKKGISFGVSSYGYDFRLSEEFMVFKGTDIVSPKRVKEIDFESYKGKSCIIPAGSFILGKSLESFNIPRDVLGICFGKSTYARCGIVINVTPLEPEWEGYLTIQIANLTPVKAEVYAGEGIGQIVFLCAESVCEKSYKDLAGKYQSSNGIVLPK, translated from the coding sequence ATGGTTAAAAACGATAAATGGATTATAGAAAACGGAAAAAGAGGTATGATTGACCCTTTTTCTCCTGAAAAAGTTAAGAAAGGTATATCCTTTGGGGTATCTTCTTATGGGTACGATTTTAGATTATCTGAAGAGTTTATGGTATTCAAAGGTACAGATATTGTATCTCCTAAGAGGGTTAAAGAAATTGATTTTGAATCATATAAAGGAAAATCTTGTATCATCCCAGCTGGAAGTTTTATACTTGGTAAAAGTCTTGAATCTTTTAACATTCCCAGGGATGTTCTTGGGATTTGTTTTGGCAAATCAACTTATGCAAGGTGCGGTATAGTAATTAATGTTACTCCTCTCGAACCAGAATGGGAAGGGTATCTTACAATACAGATAGCCAATCTTACTCCAGTTAAAGCGGAGGTGTACGCTGGCGAAGGGATAGGGCAGATAGTTTTCTTATGTGCAGAATCTGTATGTGAAAAATCTTATAAAGATCTTGCTGGAAAGTACCAATCTTCAAATGGTATTGTGTTACCAAAATAA
- a CDS encoding sugar phosphate isomerase/epimerase, whose protein sequence is MGKAKFAYTVWQWGTKNKEQFVQALKDITEAGYNYFESVKAAINVFENDVAGFKALCDEYGAQPIGFYFHLNGDWDNDVEDVKRKLPFMVECGVKRMNVQATGLKGRPANKEELEYDLKAINTIAELTKEHGIIPCLHPHFNTSVMYESEIDFIMQNTDPSLVAFGPDTAHLVAGKCDPVEMIKRYVDRVKFTHFKDITSARIVAEGTQAGVEVYSANVFRELGEGIIDFPTIFKILDDAGYDEFFTVELDRSRFTHKESAIISMNYLKKHYIQD, encoded by the coding sequence ATGGGAAAAGCTAAATTTGCTTATACGGTATGGCAATGGGGTACAAAAAATAAAGAACAGTTTGTGCAAGCCCTTAAGGATATTACTGAAGCTGGATACAATTATTTTGAAAGCGTAAAAGCTGCTATAAACGTTTTTGAAAATGATGTGGCTGGTTTTAAAGCATTGTGTGATGAGTATGGGGCGCAGCCGATAGGTTTTTATTTTCATCTTAACGGGGATTGGGATAATGATGTTGAAGATGTTAAACGTAAACTGCCCTTTATGGTTGAGTGTGGAGTTAAAAGAATGAATGTGCAGGCAACTGGGCTTAAAGGTAGACCTGCTAATAAAGAAGAACTCGAGTACGACCTAAAAGCTATAAATACCATAGCAGAACTTACTAAAGAACACGGGATTATCCCTTGTTTGCATCCACATTTTAACACATCTGTTATGTATGAAAGCGAGATAGATTTTATAATGCAAAATACAGACCCATCCCTTGTTGCATTTGGTCCAGATACAGCCCATCTTGTTGCAGGCAAATGTGACCCTGTAGAAATGATAAAAAGGTATGTTGATAGAGTAAAATTTACCCATTTTAAAGATATAACAAGCGCTCGTATAGTGGCAGAAGGAACACAGGCGGGGGTAGAGGTCTATTCAGCTAATGTTTTTAGAGAGCTCGGAGAAGGTATAATAGATTTTCCTACTATTTTTAAAATATTGGATGATGCTGGATATGATGAGTTTTTTACTGTTGAACTTGATAGGAGCCGTTTTACCCATAAAGAAAGCGCTATCATTTCTATGAACTATCTTAAAAAACATTATATACAAGATTAA